A single region of the Epinephelus fuscoguttatus linkage group LG14, E.fuscoguttatus.final_Chr_v1 genome encodes:
- the LOC125900511 gene encoding zinc finger protein 664-like, translating to MSSAQCFREFLRERLTAAATEEIFGVFKKTIVKYEEEIDRQRRLLDTDWKPEVKLHRVDVCHPGLPQQHACKQEEALDDQQLCTQERSSSLDQEDPQIKEEQEELCTNQEGEQLVVKEEIDAFVWTPTDEESDHSDEQTLNFNPDDTLRAAQKQSVVYMPVISSVVVPEPNSDHQLFAHTSHVDESEDQEREEQGDLGSTRNVEPKKSNHKSRDHNNTVYNPTMSNIQLNTDTGKKSLKCDTCGKAFKCKSKLTIHLRIHTGEKPFTCKTCGKDFRRGSTLIDHMRTHTGEKPYFCKICGRDFRFSSDFAVHMRSHTGEKPYLCSTCGKSFSRTSELKSHVRLHTGEKPHLCKTCGKAFRLSCSLIAHTRIHTGEKPYPCNTCGKRFIRMSELKAHIRIHTGENPYSCKTCGKGFRYNSRLLVHMRRAHTGEKPYLCKTCGKSYFDASQLARHIKTHASM from the exons ATGTCTTCAGCTCAGTGTTTTCGAGAGTTTCTCCGGGAGcgactaactgctgctgctactgagGAAATATTCGGGGTTTTTAAGAAAACTATCGTCAAGTACGAGGAGGAGATCGACCGTCAGCGCAGACTGTTGGATACCGACTGGAAACCCGAAGTAAAATTACACAGAGTAG ATGTCTGCCATCCAGGGCTCCCACAGCAACATGCCTGTAAGCAGGAGGAGGCTCTCGATGACCAGCAGCTCTGTACTCAGGAGAGGAGCTCCAGTCTGGACCAAGAGGACCCTCAGAttaaagaggagcaggaggagctcTGCACCaatcaggagggagagcagcttgtaGTGAAGGAGGAGATTGATGCCTTTGTGTGGACTCCTACTGATGAGGAAAGTGACCACAGTGATGAACAGACTCTGAACTTCAATCCTGATGACACTCTAAGAGCAGCACAAAAACAGTCTGTAGTCTACATGCCAGTTATAAGCTCTGTGGTTGTACCAGAACCAAACAGTGACCACCAGCTCTTTGCTCACACCTCTCATGTAGACGAGAGCGAAGATCAGGAAAGAGAAGAGCAAGGAGACTTGGGATCAACCAGAAATGTCGAACCAAAGAAAAGTAATCACAAAAGCAGAGATCACAATAACACTGTATACAACCCTACCATGTCAAACATTCAACTCAATACTGATACAggtaaaaagtctttaaaatgtgacacatgTGGGAAAGCTTTTAAGTGTAAGTCAAAATTGACTATACATttgagaatccacacaggtgagaagccgtttACGTGCAAAACGTGTGGGAAAGATTTCAGACGTGGTAGTACCCTGATAGACCACATGAGAactcacacaggtgagaaaccaTATTTTTGCAAAATATGTGGGAGAGATTTCAGGTTTAGCAGCGACTTTGCAGTCCACATGAGAtcgcacacaggtgagaagccgtatctCTGCAGCACCTGTGGGAAATCATTCAGTCGGACATCTGAATTAAAGAGTCATGTAAGACTCCATACAGGTGAGAAGCCACATTTGTGCAAAACGTGTGGGAAAGCTTTCAGACTTAGCTGTAGCTTGATAGCCCACAcgagaatccacacaggtgagaagccgtatccTTGCAACACCTGTGGGAAAAGGTTTATTCGGATGTCGGAATTGAAGGCTCATAtaagaatccacacaggtgagaatcCTTATTCTTGTAAAACATGTGGAAAAGGTTTCAGATATAACAGTCGCTTGCTGGTCCACATGAGAAGAGCCCACACTGGTGAGAAGCCGTACCTTTGCAAGACCTGCGGGAAAAGCTACTTTGATGCATCTCAATTGGCAAGGCATATAAAAACGCATGCAAGCATGTAG
- the LOC125900509 gene encoding golgin subfamily A member 6-like protein 6 codes for MNTYTRGRPQVQDNIAEKRHGNVYTQGQDGAVPERREDGADRPFPNKPVSHRRPLNPGKQDSLNLYDLDKKTITKQPRGQMPPRGHDSNDIRETTGSQHPRKHSQRQPSRELEMAKAIHAKELMLQEKLWSVEEKIRQKIQRDTAVGCDQRSEEQRLDRRQAERGHTQTKTRLSEQQRREPVRNREMMMQERRQEDVRQHRKTQDRRNEDRMRNTHKEGWKRGEIDVAQTKGHKGTHQITDPKQEESGELNKSKWEHARRKGGDEKDNGIWGETGVRSQDGAMKAKEREQNITSMTEKKYTDRTSKEMFDLVVERDMPQMNQQKTTHKATAENHRGAGRKLSEGPSSPPVSHPSHSSRPEQEELRQEDDRDASLQLLPCRVCNRKFASERLQKHIQVCKKTKQSQRSVFNSYASRTKGTAIEEFWKTHSRSRSPEVLKKKNPGHYHKSNTRNLQEGRLPAGTSQPKRSK; via the exons ATGAACACATACACAAGAGGAAGACCTCAAGTGCAGGACAACATTGCAGAAAAAAGACATGGAAATGTTTATACTCAAGGACAAGATGGAGCTGTacctgagaggagagaggatggAGCAGACAGGCCGTTTCCAAACAAGCCTGTCAGCCACAGACGGCCTCTCAACCCTGGGAAACAAGACTCACTTAACTTGTATGATTTGGACaaaaaaactattacaaaaCAACCAAGAGGCCAAATGCCGCCCCGAGGACATGATTCAAATGACATCAGAGAGACTACTGGATCCCAGCATCCAAGAAAACACTCTCAAAGACAACCTAGCAGAGAACTGGAGATGGCCAAAGCAATTCATGCAAAAGAGCTCATGCTACAGGAGAAGCTGTGGAGCGTTGAGGAAAAAATTAGACAAAAAATCCAAAGAGACACCGCTGTCGGTTGTGACCAAAGGAGCGAGGAGCAGAGGCTTGACAGGAGACAAGCAGAGAGGGGACACACTCAGACAAAAACCAGGCTGtctgagcagcagaggagagaaccAGTGAGAAACAGAGAAATGATGATGCAAGAAAGAAGACAGGAGGATGTGAGACAACATAGGAAGACTCAAGATAGAAGAAACGAGGACAGAATGAGGAATACACACAAAGAAGGATGGAAAAGAGGGGAAATAGATGTCGCACAAACAAAAGGTCATAAAGGAACCCATCAGATCACAGATCCCAAGCAAGAAGAGAGTGGAGAGCTGAACAAATCAAAGTGGGAACATGCCAGAAGAAAAGGAGGGGATGAAAAAGATAACGGCATTTGGGGGGAGACAGGTGTGAGGTCACAGGATGGCGCAATGAAAGcaaaagagagagaacaaaaTATAACCTCTATGACTGAAAAGAAATACACGGACAGGACAAGTAAGGAGATGTTTGACTTAGTTGTTGAACGAGACATGCCTCAAATGAATCAACAGAAGACTACTCACAAAGCTACAGCAGAAAACCACAGAGGTGCAGGAAGAAAACTGTCTGAAGGACCATCGTCTCCACCTGTTTCTCACCCCTCTCACTCCAGCAGACCAGAGCAGGAGGAGCTGAGACAGGAAGACGACCGAGATGCTAGCCTCCAGCTTCTTCCTTGCAGAGTCTGCAACAGAAAATTTGCAAGTGAAAGATTACAGAAGCATATCCAAGTCTGTAAAAAGACGAAACAATCACAGCGTTCAGTCTTCAACTCCTACGCTAGTCGGACCAAGGGAACCGCCATAGAGGAGTTCTGGAAAACCCACAGCAGATCCAGGAGTCCAGAG gttttaaagaaaaagaaccCAGGACACTATCACAAGTCAAACACAAGGAATCTGCAAGAGGGTCGACTCCCAGCTGGAACCTCACAACCAAAACGGTCCAAGTGA